Proteins from one Nomia melanderi isolate GNS246 chromosome 3, iyNomMela1, whole genome shotgun sequence genomic window:
- the Syn2 gene encoding syntrophin-like 2 isoform X3 — MRINATKMSTPIEEKIDQKLKVRSGMVSVSDGKSKPIPMRLHLSMEVLKLQREDLEQAVNHNKPPLDAKERMVQITRQKVGGLGLSIKGGAEHKLPVLISRIYKGQAADQCGQLFVGDAIIKVNGEYITACNHDDAVNILRNAGDIIVLTVKHYRAAKPFLQKNEKEEKLDNVPNGGSEDEWLSPNRQSGSPRCGHSRQSSNASVTLIQCKKWVDVITVPLMMAYVTRYIFGTDKLRRNAFEVRGLNGARTGVIHCDDSAILSQWLKYITDNITGLTHLQMKLYNRNFGVGERIEYMGWVNEAVSNSNQPWQSYRPRFLALKGPDLLLFETPPCNIGDWSRCALTFKVYQTMFRVMRESENVDERQHCFLAQSPGKPPRYLSVETRQELLRVEAAWHTAVCSAVTHLKSKTFAVTFNGRSAGLTLEWTQGFTLSYEDVGEIVWRYKFSQLRGSSDDGKSRLKLHFQEPDSIAIETKELECSQLQNLLFCMHAFLTAKVAAVDPTFLTSTTP, encoded by the exons ATGAGAATCAACGCGACGAAAATGAGCACTCCGATCGAGGAGAAGATTGACCAGAAGTTGAAG GTGAGGAGTGGGATGGTAAGCGTTAGCGATGGAAAGAGCAAGCCAATACCAATGCGCTTGCATTTGTCTATGGAAGTTTTAAAACTTCAGAGAGAAGATTTAGAG CAGGCAGTGAATCATAATAAGCCACCATTGGATGCTAAGGAACGTATGGTGCAAATTACTAGGCAGAAAGTCGGAGGTTTAGGATTAAGTATAAAAGGGGGAGCAGAACATAAACTTCCTGTTCTTATATCTAGAATTTATAAAGGCCAAGCAGCTGATCAGTGTGGCCAATTGTTTGTAGGAGATGCAATTATTAAAG TGAATGGAGAATATATAACTGCATGCAATCATGATGATGCTGTAAACATTTTGAGGAATGCTGGTGACATAATTGTTTTAACTGTAAAGCATTATAGAGCAGCTAAACCATTTCTACAAAAAAACg aaaaagaagagaagttGGATAATGTTCCAAATGGTGGTTCGGAAGATGAATGGCTGTCACCTAATAGACAGAGTGGCAGTCCCAGGTGTGGTCATAGCCGGCAAAGTTCAAATGCATCTGTAACTTTAATACAGTGTAAAAAATGGGTGGATGTTATAACAG TTCCACTGATGATGGCATATGTAACAAGATACATCTTTGGAACTGACAAACTAAGGAGAAATGCATTTGAAGTGAGGGGATTAAACGGTGCACGCACTGGTGTCATACACTGTGATGACAGTGCAATTCTAAGTCAATGGTTAAAGTATATTACTGATAACATTACAGGCTTAACGCATTTGCag atgaaattGTATAATCGTAATTTTGGGGTGGGTGAACGTATAGAGTACATGGGATGGGTAAATGAAGCAGTGAGTAATAGTAATCAGCCATGGCAGAGTTATAGGCCAAGATTTTTGGCACTGAAAGGGCCTGATTTACTGTTATTTGAAACACCTCCT TGTAATATAGGTGATTGGTCACGATGCGCTTTGACTTTTAAAGTCTATCAAACGATGTTCCGTGTCATGAGAGAATCCGAGAACGTGGATGAAAGACAGCATTGTTTTCTAGCTCAAAgcccgggaaaaccaccgcgaTATTTAAGTGTTGAAACAAGACAAGAACTTTTACGAGTTGAAGCAGCATGGCATACTGCAGTCTGTTCAGCTGTTACACATTTAAAA AGTAAAACATTTGCTGTTACGTTTAACGGAAGAAGTGCAGGATTGACATTAGAGTGGACTCAAGGCTTTACACTTTCTTACGAGGATGTTGGAGAAATTGTATGGCGTTATAAATTTTCTCAATTGAGGGGATCCAGTGATGATGGAAAGAGTAGGCTGAAATTACACTTTCAAGAACCTGATAGTATTGCTATTGAGACAAAG GAATTGGAATGTTCTCAGCTACAGAATCTACTGTTCTGTATGCACGCATTCTTAACCGCAAAGGTTGCCGCGGTAGATCCAACCTTTTTAACGTCAACCACACCTTAA
- the Syn2 gene encoding syntrophin-like 2 isoform X4: MRINATKMSTPIEEKIDQKLKVRSGMVSVSDGKSKPIPMRLHLSMEVLKLQREDLEAVNHNKPPLDAKERMVQITRQKVGGLGLSIKGGAEHKLPVLISRIYKGQAADQCGQLFVGDAIIKVNGEYITACNHDDAVNILRNAGDIIVLTVKHYRAAKPFLQKNEKEEKLDNVPNGGSEDEWLSPNRQSGSPRCGHSRQSSNASVTLIQCKKWVDVITVPLMMAYVTRYIFGTDKLRRNAFEVRGLNGARTGVIHCDDSAILSQWLKYITDNITGLTHLQMKLYNRNFGVGERIEYMGWVNEAVSNSNQPWQSYRPRFLALKGPDLLLFETPPCNIGDWSRCALTFKVYQTMFRVMRESENVDERQHCFLAQSPGKPPRYLSVETRQELLRVEAAWHTAVCSAVTHLKSKTFAVTFNGRSAGLTLEWTQGFTLSYEDVGEIVWRYKFSQLRGSSDDGKSRLKLHFQEPDSIAIETKELECSQLQNLLFCMHAFLTAKVAAVDPTFLTSTTP; this comes from the exons ATGAGAATCAACGCGACGAAAATGAGCACTCCGATCGAGGAGAAGATTGACCAGAAGTTGAAG GTGAGGAGTGGGATGGTAAGCGTTAGCGATGGAAAGAGCAAGCCAATACCAATGCGCTTGCATTTGTCTATGGAAGTTTTAAAACTTCAGAGAGAAGATTTAGAG GCAGTGAATCATAATAAGCCACCATTGGATGCTAAGGAACGTATGGTGCAAATTACTAGGCAGAAAGTCGGAGGTTTAGGATTAAGTATAAAAGGGGGAGCAGAACATAAACTTCCTGTTCTTATATCTAGAATTTATAAAGGCCAAGCAGCTGATCAGTGTGGCCAATTGTTTGTAGGAGATGCAATTATTAAAG TGAATGGAGAATATATAACTGCATGCAATCATGATGATGCTGTAAACATTTTGAGGAATGCTGGTGACATAATTGTTTTAACTGTAAAGCATTATAGAGCAGCTAAACCATTTCTACAAAAAAACg aaaaagaagagaagttGGATAATGTTCCAAATGGTGGTTCGGAAGATGAATGGCTGTCACCTAATAGACAGAGTGGCAGTCCCAGGTGTGGTCATAGCCGGCAAAGTTCAAATGCATCTGTAACTTTAATACAGTGTAAAAAATGGGTGGATGTTATAACAG TTCCACTGATGATGGCATATGTAACAAGATACATCTTTGGAACTGACAAACTAAGGAGAAATGCATTTGAAGTGAGGGGATTAAACGGTGCACGCACTGGTGTCATACACTGTGATGACAGTGCAATTCTAAGTCAATGGTTAAAGTATATTACTGATAACATTACAGGCTTAACGCATTTGCag atgaaattGTATAATCGTAATTTTGGGGTGGGTGAACGTATAGAGTACATGGGATGGGTAAATGAAGCAGTGAGTAATAGTAATCAGCCATGGCAGAGTTATAGGCCAAGATTTTTGGCACTGAAAGGGCCTGATTTACTGTTATTTGAAACACCTCCT TGTAATATAGGTGATTGGTCACGATGCGCTTTGACTTTTAAAGTCTATCAAACGATGTTCCGTGTCATGAGAGAATCCGAGAACGTGGATGAAAGACAGCATTGTTTTCTAGCTCAAAgcccgggaaaaccaccgcgaTATTTAAGTGTTGAAACAAGACAAGAACTTTTACGAGTTGAAGCAGCATGGCATACTGCAGTCTGTTCAGCTGTTACACATTTAAAA AGTAAAACATTTGCTGTTACGTTTAACGGAAGAAGTGCAGGATTGACATTAGAGTGGACTCAAGGCTTTACACTTTCTTACGAGGATGTTGGAGAAATTGTATGGCGTTATAAATTTTCTCAATTGAGGGGATCCAGTGATGATGGAAAGAGTAGGCTGAAATTACACTTTCAAGAACCTGATAGTATTGCTATTGAGACAAAG GAATTGGAATGTTCTCAGCTACAGAATCTACTGTTCTGTATGCACGCATTCTTAACCGCAAAGGTTGCCGCGGTAGATCCAACCTTTTTAACGTCAACCACACCTTAA
- the Syn2 gene encoding syntrophin-like 2 isoform X1, with protein MRKIIPQRIRSFGSELLIHRDLILVRSGMVSVSDGKSKPIPMRLHLSMEVLKLQREDLEQAVNHNKPPLDAKERMVQITRQKVGGLGLSIKGGAEHKLPVLISRIYKGQAADQCGQLFVGDAIIKVNGEYITACNHDDAVNILRNAGDIIVLTVKHYRAAKPFLQKNEKEEKLDNVPNGGSEDEWLSPNRQSGSPRCGHSRQSSNASVTLIQCKKWVDVITVPLMMAYVTRYIFGTDKLRRNAFEVRGLNGARTGVIHCDDSAILSQWLKYITDNITGLTHLQMKLYNRNFGVGERIEYMGWVNEAVSNSNQPWQSYRPRFLALKGPDLLLFETPPCNIGDWSRCALTFKVYQTMFRVMRESENVDERQHCFLAQSPGKPPRYLSVETRQELLRVEAAWHTAVCSAVTHLKSKTFAVTFNGRSAGLTLEWTQGFTLSYEDVGEIVWRYKFSQLRGSSDDGKSRLKLHFQEPDSIAIETKELECSQLQNLLFCMHAFLTAKVAAVDPTFLTSTTP; from the exons ATGAGAAAGATAATACCGCAGAGAATTAGGTCCTTCGGAAGTGAATTATTGATACATCGAGACCTAATATTA GTGAGGAGTGGGATGGTAAGCGTTAGCGATGGAAAGAGCAAGCCAATACCAATGCGCTTGCATTTGTCTATGGAAGTTTTAAAACTTCAGAGAGAAGATTTAGAG CAGGCAGTGAATCATAATAAGCCACCATTGGATGCTAAGGAACGTATGGTGCAAATTACTAGGCAGAAAGTCGGAGGTTTAGGATTAAGTATAAAAGGGGGAGCAGAACATAAACTTCCTGTTCTTATATCTAGAATTTATAAAGGCCAAGCAGCTGATCAGTGTGGCCAATTGTTTGTAGGAGATGCAATTATTAAAG TGAATGGAGAATATATAACTGCATGCAATCATGATGATGCTGTAAACATTTTGAGGAATGCTGGTGACATAATTGTTTTAACTGTAAAGCATTATAGAGCAGCTAAACCATTTCTACAAAAAAACg aaaaagaagagaagttGGATAATGTTCCAAATGGTGGTTCGGAAGATGAATGGCTGTCACCTAATAGACAGAGTGGCAGTCCCAGGTGTGGTCATAGCCGGCAAAGTTCAAATGCATCTGTAACTTTAATACAGTGTAAAAAATGGGTGGATGTTATAACAG TTCCACTGATGATGGCATATGTAACAAGATACATCTTTGGAACTGACAAACTAAGGAGAAATGCATTTGAAGTGAGGGGATTAAACGGTGCACGCACTGGTGTCATACACTGTGATGACAGTGCAATTCTAAGTCAATGGTTAAAGTATATTACTGATAACATTACAGGCTTAACGCATTTGCag atgaaattGTATAATCGTAATTTTGGGGTGGGTGAACGTATAGAGTACATGGGATGGGTAAATGAAGCAGTGAGTAATAGTAATCAGCCATGGCAGAGTTATAGGCCAAGATTTTTGGCACTGAAAGGGCCTGATTTACTGTTATTTGAAACACCTCCT TGTAATATAGGTGATTGGTCACGATGCGCTTTGACTTTTAAAGTCTATCAAACGATGTTCCGTGTCATGAGAGAATCCGAGAACGTGGATGAAAGACAGCATTGTTTTCTAGCTCAAAgcccgggaaaaccaccgcgaTATTTAAGTGTTGAAACAAGACAAGAACTTTTACGAGTTGAAGCAGCATGGCATACTGCAGTCTGTTCAGCTGTTACACATTTAAAA AGTAAAACATTTGCTGTTACGTTTAACGGAAGAAGTGCAGGATTGACATTAGAGTGGACTCAAGGCTTTACACTTTCTTACGAGGATGTTGGAGAAATTGTATGGCGTTATAAATTTTCTCAATTGAGGGGATCCAGTGATGATGGAAAGAGTAGGCTGAAATTACACTTTCAAGAACCTGATAGTATTGCTATTGAGACAAAG GAATTGGAATGTTCTCAGCTACAGAATCTACTGTTCTGTATGCACGCATTCTTAACCGCAAAGGTTGCCGCGGTAGATCCAACCTTTTTAACGTCAACCACACCTTAA
- the Syn2 gene encoding syntrophin-like 2 isoform X2, with the protein MRKIIPQRIRSFGSELLIHRDLILVRSGMVSVSDGKSKPIPMRLHLSMEVLKLQREDLEAVNHNKPPLDAKERMVQITRQKVGGLGLSIKGGAEHKLPVLISRIYKGQAADQCGQLFVGDAIIKVNGEYITACNHDDAVNILRNAGDIIVLTVKHYRAAKPFLQKNEKEEKLDNVPNGGSEDEWLSPNRQSGSPRCGHSRQSSNASVTLIQCKKWVDVITVPLMMAYVTRYIFGTDKLRRNAFEVRGLNGARTGVIHCDDSAILSQWLKYITDNITGLTHLQMKLYNRNFGVGERIEYMGWVNEAVSNSNQPWQSYRPRFLALKGPDLLLFETPPCNIGDWSRCALTFKVYQTMFRVMRESENVDERQHCFLAQSPGKPPRYLSVETRQELLRVEAAWHTAVCSAVTHLKSKTFAVTFNGRSAGLTLEWTQGFTLSYEDVGEIVWRYKFSQLRGSSDDGKSRLKLHFQEPDSIAIETKELECSQLQNLLFCMHAFLTAKVAAVDPTFLTSTTP; encoded by the exons ATGAGAAAGATAATACCGCAGAGAATTAGGTCCTTCGGAAGTGAATTATTGATACATCGAGACCTAATATTA GTGAGGAGTGGGATGGTAAGCGTTAGCGATGGAAAGAGCAAGCCAATACCAATGCGCTTGCATTTGTCTATGGAAGTTTTAAAACTTCAGAGAGAAGATTTAGAG GCAGTGAATCATAATAAGCCACCATTGGATGCTAAGGAACGTATGGTGCAAATTACTAGGCAGAAAGTCGGAGGTTTAGGATTAAGTATAAAAGGGGGAGCAGAACATAAACTTCCTGTTCTTATATCTAGAATTTATAAAGGCCAAGCAGCTGATCAGTGTGGCCAATTGTTTGTAGGAGATGCAATTATTAAAG TGAATGGAGAATATATAACTGCATGCAATCATGATGATGCTGTAAACATTTTGAGGAATGCTGGTGACATAATTGTTTTAACTGTAAAGCATTATAGAGCAGCTAAACCATTTCTACAAAAAAACg aaaaagaagagaagttGGATAATGTTCCAAATGGTGGTTCGGAAGATGAATGGCTGTCACCTAATAGACAGAGTGGCAGTCCCAGGTGTGGTCATAGCCGGCAAAGTTCAAATGCATCTGTAACTTTAATACAGTGTAAAAAATGGGTGGATGTTATAACAG TTCCACTGATGATGGCATATGTAACAAGATACATCTTTGGAACTGACAAACTAAGGAGAAATGCATTTGAAGTGAGGGGATTAAACGGTGCACGCACTGGTGTCATACACTGTGATGACAGTGCAATTCTAAGTCAATGGTTAAAGTATATTACTGATAACATTACAGGCTTAACGCATTTGCag atgaaattGTATAATCGTAATTTTGGGGTGGGTGAACGTATAGAGTACATGGGATGGGTAAATGAAGCAGTGAGTAATAGTAATCAGCCATGGCAGAGTTATAGGCCAAGATTTTTGGCACTGAAAGGGCCTGATTTACTGTTATTTGAAACACCTCCT TGTAATATAGGTGATTGGTCACGATGCGCTTTGACTTTTAAAGTCTATCAAACGATGTTCCGTGTCATGAGAGAATCCGAGAACGTGGATGAAAGACAGCATTGTTTTCTAGCTCAAAgcccgggaaaaccaccgcgaTATTTAAGTGTTGAAACAAGACAAGAACTTTTACGAGTTGAAGCAGCATGGCATACTGCAGTCTGTTCAGCTGTTACACATTTAAAA AGTAAAACATTTGCTGTTACGTTTAACGGAAGAAGTGCAGGATTGACATTAGAGTGGACTCAAGGCTTTACACTTTCTTACGAGGATGTTGGAGAAATTGTATGGCGTTATAAATTTTCTCAATTGAGGGGATCCAGTGATGATGGAAAGAGTAGGCTGAAATTACACTTTCAAGAACCTGATAGTATTGCTATTGAGACAAAG GAATTGGAATGTTCTCAGCTACAGAATCTACTGTTCTGTATGCACGCATTCTTAACCGCAAAGGTTGCCGCGGTAGATCCAACCTTTTTAACGTCAACCACACCTTAA
- the Syn2 gene encoding syntrophin-like 2 isoform X5: protein MVSVSDGKSKPIPMRLHLSMEVLKLQREDLEQAVNHNKPPLDAKERMVQITRQKVGGLGLSIKGGAEHKLPVLISRIYKGQAADQCGQLFVGDAIIKVNGEYITACNHDDAVNILRNAGDIIVLTVKHYRAAKPFLQKNEKEEKLDNVPNGGSEDEWLSPNRQSGSPRCGHSRQSSNASVTLIQCKKWVDVITVPLMMAYVTRYIFGTDKLRRNAFEVRGLNGARTGVIHCDDSAILSQWLKYITDNITGLTHLQMKLYNRNFGVGERIEYMGWVNEAVSNSNQPWQSYRPRFLALKGPDLLLFETPPCNIGDWSRCALTFKVYQTMFRVMRESENVDERQHCFLAQSPGKPPRYLSVETRQELLRVEAAWHTAVCSAVTHLKSKTFAVTFNGRSAGLTLEWTQGFTLSYEDVGEIVWRYKFSQLRGSSDDGKSRLKLHFQEPDSIAIETKELECSQLQNLLFCMHAFLTAKVAAVDPTFLTSTTP, encoded by the exons ATGGTAAGCGTTAGCGATGGAAAGAGCAAGCCAATACCAATGCGCTTGCATTTGTCTATGGAAGTTTTAAAACTTCAGAGAGAAGATTTAGAG CAGGCAGTGAATCATAATAAGCCACCATTGGATGCTAAGGAACGTATGGTGCAAATTACTAGGCAGAAAGTCGGAGGTTTAGGATTAAGTATAAAAGGGGGAGCAGAACATAAACTTCCTGTTCTTATATCTAGAATTTATAAAGGCCAAGCAGCTGATCAGTGTGGCCAATTGTTTGTAGGAGATGCAATTATTAAAG TGAATGGAGAATATATAACTGCATGCAATCATGATGATGCTGTAAACATTTTGAGGAATGCTGGTGACATAATTGTTTTAACTGTAAAGCATTATAGAGCAGCTAAACCATTTCTACAAAAAAACg aaaaagaagagaagttGGATAATGTTCCAAATGGTGGTTCGGAAGATGAATGGCTGTCACCTAATAGACAGAGTGGCAGTCCCAGGTGTGGTCATAGCCGGCAAAGTTCAAATGCATCTGTAACTTTAATACAGTGTAAAAAATGGGTGGATGTTATAACAG TTCCACTGATGATGGCATATGTAACAAGATACATCTTTGGAACTGACAAACTAAGGAGAAATGCATTTGAAGTGAGGGGATTAAACGGTGCACGCACTGGTGTCATACACTGTGATGACAGTGCAATTCTAAGTCAATGGTTAAAGTATATTACTGATAACATTACAGGCTTAACGCATTTGCag atgaaattGTATAATCGTAATTTTGGGGTGGGTGAACGTATAGAGTACATGGGATGGGTAAATGAAGCAGTGAGTAATAGTAATCAGCCATGGCAGAGTTATAGGCCAAGATTTTTGGCACTGAAAGGGCCTGATTTACTGTTATTTGAAACACCTCCT TGTAATATAGGTGATTGGTCACGATGCGCTTTGACTTTTAAAGTCTATCAAACGATGTTCCGTGTCATGAGAGAATCCGAGAACGTGGATGAAAGACAGCATTGTTTTCTAGCTCAAAgcccgggaaaaccaccgcgaTATTTAAGTGTTGAAACAAGACAAGAACTTTTACGAGTTGAAGCAGCATGGCATACTGCAGTCTGTTCAGCTGTTACACATTTAAAA AGTAAAACATTTGCTGTTACGTTTAACGGAAGAAGTGCAGGATTGACATTAGAGTGGACTCAAGGCTTTACACTTTCTTACGAGGATGTTGGAGAAATTGTATGGCGTTATAAATTTTCTCAATTGAGGGGATCCAGTGATGATGGAAAGAGTAGGCTGAAATTACACTTTCAAGAACCTGATAGTATTGCTATTGAGACAAAG GAATTGGAATGTTCTCAGCTACAGAATCTACTGTTCTGTATGCACGCATTCTTAACCGCAAAGGTTGCCGCGGTAGATCCAACCTTTTTAACGTCAACCACACCTTAA
- the Syn2 gene encoding syntrophin-like 2 isoform X6, with translation MVSVSDGKSKPIPMRLHLSMEVLKLQREDLEAVNHNKPPLDAKERMVQITRQKVGGLGLSIKGGAEHKLPVLISRIYKGQAADQCGQLFVGDAIIKVNGEYITACNHDDAVNILRNAGDIIVLTVKHYRAAKPFLQKNEKEEKLDNVPNGGSEDEWLSPNRQSGSPRCGHSRQSSNASVTLIQCKKWVDVITVPLMMAYVTRYIFGTDKLRRNAFEVRGLNGARTGVIHCDDSAILSQWLKYITDNITGLTHLQMKLYNRNFGVGERIEYMGWVNEAVSNSNQPWQSYRPRFLALKGPDLLLFETPPCNIGDWSRCALTFKVYQTMFRVMRESENVDERQHCFLAQSPGKPPRYLSVETRQELLRVEAAWHTAVCSAVTHLKSKTFAVTFNGRSAGLTLEWTQGFTLSYEDVGEIVWRYKFSQLRGSSDDGKSRLKLHFQEPDSIAIETKELECSQLQNLLFCMHAFLTAKVAAVDPTFLTSTTP, from the exons ATGGTAAGCGTTAGCGATGGAAAGAGCAAGCCAATACCAATGCGCTTGCATTTGTCTATGGAAGTTTTAAAACTTCAGAGAGAAGATTTAGAG GCAGTGAATCATAATAAGCCACCATTGGATGCTAAGGAACGTATGGTGCAAATTACTAGGCAGAAAGTCGGAGGTTTAGGATTAAGTATAAAAGGGGGAGCAGAACATAAACTTCCTGTTCTTATATCTAGAATTTATAAAGGCCAAGCAGCTGATCAGTGTGGCCAATTGTTTGTAGGAGATGCAATTATTAAAG TGAATGGAGAATATATAACTGCATGCAATCATGATGATGCTGTAAACATTTTGAGGAATGCTGGTGACATAATTGTTTTAACTGTAAAGCATTATAGAGCAGCTAAACCATTTCTACAAAAAAACg aaaaagaagagaagttGGATAATGTTCCAAATGGTGGTTCGGAAGATGAATGGCTGTCACCTAATAGACAGAGTGGCAGTCCCAGGTGTGGTCATAGCCGGCAAAGTTCAAATGCATCTGTAACTTTAATACAGTGTAAAAAATGGGTGGATGTTATAACAG TTCCACTGATGATGGCATATGTAACAAGATACATCTTTGGAACTGACAAACTAAGGAGAAATGCATTTGAAGTGAGGGGATTAAACGGTGCACGCACTGGTGTCATACACTGTGATGACAGTGCAATTCTAAGTCAATGGTTAAAGTATATTACTGATAACATTACAGGCTTAACGCATTTGCag atgaaattGTATAATCGTAATTTTGGGGTGGGTGAACGTATAGAGTACATGGGATGGGTAAATGAAGCAGTGAGTAATAGTAATCAGCCATGGCAGAGTTATAGGCCAAGATTTTTGGCACTGAAAGGGCCTGATTTACTGTTATTTGAAACACCTCCT TGTAATATAGGTGATTGGTCACGATGCGCTTTGACTTTTAAAGTCTATCAAACGATGTTCCGTGTCATGAGAGAATCCGAGAACGTGGATGAAAGACAGCATTGTTTTCTAGCTCAAAgcccgggaaaaccaccgcgaTATTTAAGTGTTGAAACAAGACAAGAACTTTTACGAGTTGAAGCAGCATGGCATACTGCAGTCTGTTCAGCTGTTACACATTTAAAA AGTAAAACATTTGCTGTTACGTTTAACGGAAGAAGTGCAGGATTGACATTAGAGTGGACTCAAGGCTTTACACTTTCTTACGAGGATGTTGGAGAAATTGTATGGCGTTATAAATTTTCTCAATTGAGGGGATCCAGTGATGATGGAAAGAGTAGGCTGAAATTACACTTTCAAGAACCTGATAGTATTGCTATTGAGACAAAG GAATTGGAATGTTCTCAGCTACAGAATCTACTGTTCTGTATGCACGCATTCTTAACCGCAAAGGTTGCCGCGGTAGATCCAACCTTTTTAACGTCAACCACACCTTAA